Proteins co-encoded in one Salvia miltiorrhiza cultivar Shanhuang (shh) unplaced genomic scaffold, IMPLAD_Smil_shh original_scaffold_220:::fragment_1, whole genome shotgun sequence genomic window:
- the LOC131003569 gene encoding uncharacterized protein LOC131003569 isoform X1, translating into MGPNKQQKQRRFKKDNHRQHAHGPSHQLDRDADDGSLPTDPAAAEEEQEQKVPAIQLAMWDFGQCDAKRCTGRKLARFGFLKEMRVGTGFGGIALSPVGTQCVSQEDLELIKRRGLAVVDCSWARLNDVPFTKLRCAAPRLLPWLVAANPVNYGRPCELSCVEALAAALIICGEEETGNLLLSKFKWGHAFLSLNRELLKAYSECKNGADMIAVQNDWLSQQNSRPSDEHLTKGQGERSGSNKDEDGSSSGSEDGLPPLERNMNHLYLEESDEESE; encoded by the exons ATGGGTCCTAACAAGCAGCAGAAACAGCGGCGATTCAAGAAAGACAACCACCGCCAACACGCGCACGGTCCGTCTCATCAGCTCGACAG GGATGCAGATGATGGGTCTTTGCCGACTGATCCAG CAGCAGCTGAAGAGGAACAGGAGCAAAAAGTTCCTGCCATTCAGCTCGCCATGTGG gattTTGGGCAGTGCGATGCAAAGAGGTGCACTGGACGCAAGCTTGCAAGATTTGGATTTTTGAAA GAAATGCGGGTTGGTACTGGATTTGGAGGAATTGCTTTGAG TCCGGTTGGAACACAATGCGTCTCCCAAGAGGATCTTGAATTAATAAAAAGGCGAGGCTTAGCTGTTGTTGATTGCTCGTGGGCACGCCTAAATGATGTGCCTTTCACCAAGCTGCGTTGTGCTGCTCCTCGTCTTT TACCTTGGTTGGTAGCAGCAAATCCAGTAAATTATGGCCGACCTTGTGAGCTTTCATGCGTTGAGGCACTAGCTGCAGCTTTGATAATATG CGgagaagaagaaactggaaaTCTATTGCTCAGCAAATTCAAATGGGGTCACGCGTTCTTGTCTCTGAACAG AGAACTTCTCAAGGCATATTCTGAATGCAAGAATGGCGCTGACATGATTGCTGTCCAAAACGATTGGCTTTCGCAGCAAAACTCACGACCTTCAGACGAACACCTAACTAAAGGACAAG GAGAACGTTCTGGATCTAATAAGGACGAGGATGGGTCGTCCAGTGGCTCCGAGGACGGGCTTCCCCCGCTTGAAAGGAACATGAATCACTTGTACTTAGAGGAAAGTGATGAGGAAAGTGAGTGA
- the LOC131003565 gene encoding MICOS complex subunit MIC60, mitochondrial-like isoform X2 — MYWKIPSYLSSRRAFSVSQKNGPKKLDPGSNVPEPQSRVPKILAGGLALGSVLLAAYYYGALDEYIGRQKESIREYTNAGIGDKATEAFPGQKGTYNQPSGFSTIISGSSSGQSGESSTLVDHAKQDTETHADSIKTEEDKSFQEKVATVQTPVNVDHVERRDIPSVPQSSFSSDDETGKPAEESFDLKGGGLGADEPQHKAIETTTTVTSAENTFPDTEIKSVQREPTTTDNIQEVVQGDILQKSDSLLGDYLLSDNSEEFTSSSSNNHKDTSSTAEDARGGGYITNDGKLIIDFLQAIHAAEERQAEMDARSSTEEKRAMKEKYEKELKDARVRELMYAEREAILDKELTKERVKAAVALKSLQEKLEEQLKTELEQKEMEVEQRLKEMQDIAKAELAAAIASEKASQIEKMAEANLHINALCMAFYARSEEARQSHSAHKLALGALALEDALSKGLPIEKEVQTVRDHLEDIDKDSLIPLVLSSLPEDTKKYGTDTLSQLNHKFDAMKGTLRHFSLIPPGGGGILSHSLAQVASWLKVKEADESGEGVESLINRVDILLAQGKLCEAADILEKGVRGSQAAEVVTDWVRRARERAITEQALTVLQSYATSISLT, encoded by the exons ATGTATTGGAAG ATACCTTCATATCTTTCTTCCAGAAGGGCATTTTCTGTTTCTCAGAAAAATGGACCAAAAAAGCTTGATCCAGGAAGCAACGTCCCTGAACCTCAGAGTCGGGTACCAAAGATTCTCGCTGGAGGCCTTGCATTGGGTTCTGTTCTCCTGGCTGCGTACTATTATGGTGCTCTTGATGAGTATATTGGGAGGCAGAAGGAAAGCATCAGGGAATACACCAATGCTGGGATTGGTGATAAGGCTACAGAGGCATTTCCAGGACAAAAAGGCACATACAATCAACCTAGTGGATTTAGTACTATAATTTCTGGGAGCAGCTCAGGGCAATCAGGTGAATCAAGTACCCTTGTAGACCATGCCAAGCAAGATACTGAAACACATGCAGACTCGATTAAAACTGAAGAAGATAAAAGTTTTCAAGAAAAAGTTGCTACAGTTCAGACACCAGTGAATGTCGATCACGTTGAACGGAGAGATATTCCTAGTGTTCCTCAGAGCAGCTTTTCATCTGATGATGAAACTGGTAAACCAGCTGAAGAAAGTTTTGATCTGAAGGGCGGGGGGTTGGGAGCTGATGAGCCACAGCACAAGGCAATTGAGACCACAACCACTGTTACTTCAGCTGAAAATACTTTTCCTGACACTGAAATAAAGTCTGTACAAAGAGAGCCAACCACAACCGACAACATACAAGAG GTTGTCCAGGGCGATATATTGCAAAAATCTGATTCCCTCCTCGGCGATTATCTTTTAAGTGACAATTCTGAAGAATTTACTTCATCTTCATCCAACAATCATAAG GATACTAGCTCCACAGCAGAAGATGCCCGCGGTGGTGGTTACATAACAAATGATGGAAAACTGATTATTGACTTCTTGCAAGCCATACATGCTGCTGAGGAAAGACAAGCAGAGATGGATGCTCGTTCTTCCACAGAAGAGAAGAGAGCTATGAAG GAGAAATATGAAAAGGAACTTAAGGATGCAAGGGTCAGGGAACTCATGTATGCTGAGAGAGAAGCCATTTTGGATAAG GAATTAACAAAAGAACGAGTTAAAGCAGCTGTTGCTCTCAAATCACTTCAAGAAAAATTAGAAGAACAGCTCAAAACAGAACTCGAGCAGAAG GAAATGGAAGTGGAACAAAGACTCAAGGAAATGCAAGATATAGCTAAAGCTGAACTGGCTGCGGCAATTGCAAGTGAGAAGGCTTCCCAGATTGAGAAAATGGCTGAAGCCAATCTTCAT ATAAATGCTTTGTGCATGGCATTTTATGCACGCTCTGAAGAAGCTCGCCAGAGTCATTCTGCGCACAAGCTTGCTCTG GGTGCATTGGCATTGGAGGATGCACTATCCAAAGGGTTGCCAATTGAAAAGGAAGTACAGACTGTTCGCGATCATCTTGAAGACATTGACAAAGACTCACTAATACCTCTAGTTCTCTCTTCACTTCCTGAAGACACTAAAAAATATGGAACAGATACCCTGTCCCAATTGAATCACAAG TTTGATGCCATGAAGGGGACTCTGAGGCACTTCAGTTTAATTCCACCTGGTGGCGGAGGGATATTGTCACATTCATTGGCTCAAGTGGCATCGTGGTTAAAG GTTAAGGAGGCTGATGAGTCGGGTGAAGGAGTCGAATCTCTCATAAACAGAGTCGACATTCTGTTAGCTCAAGGAAAACTGTGTGAAGCTGCAGACATTCTTGAGAAGGGGGTTAGAGGCAGCCAGGCGGCAGAAGTTGTGACCGACTGGGTCAGGCGAGCAAGAGAGAGAGCCATCACAGAACAAGCTTTGACGGTTTTGCAGTCCTACGCCACTTCAATCAGCCTAACATGA
- the LOC131003569 gene encoding uncharacterized protein LOC131003569 isoform X2: protein MGPNKQQKQRRFKKDNHRQHAHGPSHQLDRDADDGSLPTDPAAEEEQEQKVPAIQLAMWDFGQCDAKRCTGRKLARFGFLKEMRVGTGFGGIALSPVGTQCVSQEDLELIKRRGLAVVDCSWARLNDVPFTKLRCAAPRLLPWLVAANPVNYGRPCELSCVEALAAALIICGEEETGNLLLSKFKWGHAFLSLNRELLKAYSECKNGADMIAVQNDWLSQQNSRPSDEHLTKGQGERSGSNKDEDGSSSGSEDGLPPLERNMNHLYLEESDEESE, encoded by the exons ATGGGTCCTAACAAGCAGCAGAAACAGCGGCGATTCAAGAAAGACAACCACCGCCAACACGCGCACGGTCCGTCTCATCAGCTCGACAG GGATGCAGATGATGGGTCTTTGCCGACTGATCCAG CAGCTGAAGAGGAACAGGAGCAAAAAGTTCCTGCCATTCAGCTCGCCATGTGG gattTTGGGCAGTGCGATGCAAAGAGGTGCACTGGACGCAAGCTTGCAAGATTTGGATTTTTGAAA GAAATGCGGGTTGGTACTGGATTTGGAGGAATTGCTTTGAG TCCGGTTGGAACACAATGCGTCTCCCAAGAGGATCTTGAATTAATAAAAAGGCGAGGCTTAGCTGTTGTTGATTGCTCGTGGGCACGCCTAAATGATGTGCCTTTCACCAAGCTGCGTTGTGCTGCTCCTCGTCTTT TACCTTGGTTGGTAGCAGCAAATCCAGTAAATTATGGCCGACCTTGTGAGCTTTCATGCGTTGAGGCACTAGCTGCAGCTTTGATAATATG CGgagaagaagaaactggaaaTCTATTGCTCAGCAAATTCAAATGGGGTCACGCGTTCTTGTCTCTGAACAG AGAACTTCTCAAGGCATATTCTGAATGCAAGAATGGCGCTGACATGATTGCTGTCCAAAACGATTGGCTTTCGCAGCAAAACTCACGACCTTCAGACGAACACCTAACTAAAGGACAAG GAGAACGTTCTGGATCTAATAAGGACGAGGATGGGTCGTCCAGTGGCTCCGAGGACGGGCTTCCCCCGCTTGAAAGGAACATGAATCACTTGTACTTAGAGGAAAGTGATGAGGAAAGTGAGTGA
- the LOC131003565 gene encoding MICOS complex subunit MIC60, mitochondrial-like isoform X1 produces the protein MLRRSLLQLASRSSLSRLPLRATTQIPSYLSSRRAFSVSQKNGPKKLDPGSNVPEPQSRVPKILAGGLALGSVLLAAYYYGALDEYIGRQKESIREYTNAGIGDKATEAFPGQKGTYNQPSGFSTIISGSSSGQSGESSTLVDHAKQDTETHADSIKTEEDKSFQEKVATVQTPVNVDHVERRDIPSVPQSSFSSDDETGKPAEESFDLKGGGLGADEPQHKAIETTTTVTSAENTFPDTEIKSVQREPTTTDNIQEVVQGDILQKSDSLLGDYLLSDNSEEFTSSSSNNHKDTSSTAEDARGGGYITNDGKLIIDFLQAIHAAEERQAEMDARSSTEEKRAMKEKYEKELKDARVRELMYAEREAILDKELTKERVKAAVALKSLQEKLEEQLKTELEQKEMEVEQRLKEMQDIAKAELAAAIASEKASQIEKMAEANLHINALCMAFYARSEEARQSHSAHKLALGALALEDALSKGLPIEKEVQTVRDHLEDIDKDSLIPLVLSSLPEDTKKYGTDTLSQLNHKFDAMKGTLRHFSLIPPGGGGILSHSLAQVASWLKVKEADESGEGVESLINRVDILLAQGKLCEAADILEKGVRGSQAAEVVTDWVRRARERAITEQALTVLQSYATSISLT, from the exons ATGTTACGCAG GTCACTTCTACAGCTCGCATCTCGTAGTTCACTCAGTAGGCTTCCATTGCGAGCTACAACTCAG ATACCTTCATATCTTTCTTCCAGAAGGGCATTTTCTGTTTCTCAGAAAAATGGACCAAAAAAGCTTGATCCAGGAAGCAACGTCCCTGAACCTCAGAGTCGGGTACCAAAGATTCTCGCTGGAGGCCTTGCATTGGGTTCTGTTCTCCTGGCTGCGTACTATTATGGTGCTCTTGATGAGTATATTGGGAGGCAGAAGGAAAGCATCAGGGAATACACCAATGCTGGGATTGGTGATAAGGCTACAGAGGCATTTCCAGGACAAAAAGGCACATACAATCAACCTAGTGGATTTAGTACTATAATTTCTGGGAGCAGCTCAGGGCAATCAGGTGAATCAAGTACCCTTGTAGACCATGCCAAGCAAGATACTGAAACACATGCAGACTCGATTAAAACTGAAGAAGATAAAAGTTTTCAAGAAAAAGTTGCTACAGTTCAGACACCAGTGAATGTCGATCACGTTGAACGGAGAGATATTCCTAGTGTTCCTCAGAGCAGCTTTTCATCTGATGATGAAACTGGTAAACCAGCTGAAGAAAGTTTTGATCTGAAGGGCGGGGGGTTGGGAGCTGATGAGCCACAGCACAAGGCAATTGAGACCACAACCACTGTTACTTCAGCTGAAAATACTTTTCCTGACACTGAAATAAAGTCTGTACAAAGAGAGCCAACCACAACCGACAACATACAAGAG GTTGTCCAGGGCGATATATTGCAAAAATCTGATTCCCTCCTCGGCGATTATCTTTTAAGTGACAATTCTGAAGAATTTACTTCATCTTCATCCAACAATCATAAG GATACTAGCTCCACAGCAGAAGATGCCCGCGGTGGTGGTTACATAACAAATGATGGAAAACTGATTATTGACTTCTTGCAAGCCATACATGCTGCTGAGGAAAGACAAGCAGAGATGGATGCTCGTTCTTCCACAGAAGAGAAGAGAGCTATGAAG GAGAAATATGAAAAGGAACTTAAGGATGCAAGGGTCAGGGAACTCATGTATGCTGAGAGAGAAGCCATTTTGGATAAG GAATTAACAAAAGAACGAGTTAAAGCAGCTGTTGCTCTCAAATCACTTCAAGAAAAATTAGAAGAACAGCTCAAAACAGAACTCGAGCAGAAG GAAATGGAAGTGGAACAAAGACTCAAGGAAATGCAAGATATAGCTAAAGCTGAACTGGCTGCGGCAATTGCAAGTGAGAAGGCTTCCCAGATTGAGAAAATGGCTGAAGCCAATCTTCAT ATAAATGCTTTGTGCATGGCATTTTATGCACGCTCTGAAGAAGCTCGCCAGAGTCATTCTGCGCACAAGCTTGCTCTG GGTGCATTGGCATTGGAGGATGCACTATCCAAAGGGTTGCCAATTGAAAAGGAAGTACAGACTGTTCGCGATCATCTTGAAGACATTGACAAAGACTCACTAATACCTCTAGTTCTCTCTTCACTTCCTGAAGACACTAAAAAATATGGAACAGATACCCTGTCCCAATTGAATCACAAG TTTGATGCCATGAAGGGGACTCTGAGGCACTTCAGTTTAATTCCACCTGGTGGCGGAGGGATATTGTCACATTCATTGGCTCAAGTGGCATCGTGGTTAAAG GTTAAGGAGGCTGATGAGTCGGGTGAAGGAGTCGAATCTCTCATAAACAGAGTCGACATTCTGTTAGCTCAAGGAAAACTGTGTGAAGCTGCAGACATTCTTGAGAAGGGGGTTAGAGGCAGCCAGGCGGCAGAAGTTGTGACCGACTGGGTCAGGCGAGCAAGAGAGAGAGCCATCACAGAACAAGCTTTGACGGTTTTGCAGTCCTACGCCACTTCAATCAGCCTAACATGA